From a single Longimicrobium sp. genomic region:
- a CDS encoding Bax inhibitor-1/YccA family protein, with product MRTANPALNERTFSRGHVAAGEGVMTIEGAVNRTIILVGILLVAGAFAWDRAANADPMAGGLVMIGAIGGFVVALVTIFKPRAAPVTAPLYAALEGLVLGGVSAFLNQQFAGIAMQAAALTAGTLFCLLVAYRSGLIRATENFKLGVTAATGAIAMLYIVSLVMRMFGTEMPLLHDNSMMGIGLSLFIVVIAALNLVLDFDFIEQGAEAGLPRYMEWYAGFGLLVTLVWLYLEILRLLVKLRSDD from the coding sequence ATGAGAACCGCGAATCCCGCGCTCAACGAACGCACCTTCTCCCGCGGCCACGTGGCCGCCGGCGAGGGGGTGATGACCATCGAAGGGGCGGTCAACCGCACCATCATCCTGGTGGGGATCCTGCTGGTGGCGGGCGCCTTCGCCTGGGACCGCGCCGCGAACGCCGATCCCATGGCCGGCGGACTGGTGATGATCGGGGCGATCGGCGGCTTCGTGGTGGCGCTGGTCACCATCTTCAAGCCGCGCGCGGCGCCGGTGACCGCGCCGCTCTACGCCGCGCTGGAGGGGCTGGTGCTGGGTGGGGTCTCCGCGTTCCTCAACCAGCAGTTCGCCGGGATCGCCATGCAAGCCGCGGCGCTCACGGCGGGGACGCTCTTCTGCCTGCTCGTTGCCTACCGCAGCGGCCTGATCCGCGCCACCGAGAACTTCAAGCTGGGGGTCACGGCGGCCACGGGCGCGATCGCCATGCTGTACATCGTGAGCCTGGTGATGCGCATGTTCGGCACCGAGATGCCGCTGCTTCACGACAACAGCATGATGGGGATCGGCCTCAGCCTCTTCATCGTGGTGATCGCCGCGCTCAACCTGGTGCTGGACTTCGACTTCATCGAGCAGGGCGCGGAGGCGGGGCTGCCGCGCTACATGGAATGGTACGCAGGCTTCGGCCTGCTGGTGACGCTGGTCTGGCTGTACCTGGAGATCCTGCGGCTG
- the bioD gene encoding dethiobiotin synthase produces MIRLGVTGTDTGVGKTMIATVLLRILRSRGLRVAAMKPVEAGVKPDDPASDARRLQAAAGGGDPIADVRPVLIAEPLAPWVASARAGTEVDLGLLDAAFARLAEGRDAVLVEGAGGLLVPLTRDVAFDGLFVQWELDVVVVAGNRMGAINHTLLTVRAAHDAGLRVRGVVLNSLSPETPGIAEATNLEALSELLAPVPVLAFPWLRKPDDEAYVLDVAQTAGLDALLGDRTPRP; encoded by the coding sequence ATGATCCGACTGGGTGTGACCGGCACCGACACCGGGGTGGGGAAGACGATGATCGCCACCGTGCTCCTGCGCATCCTGCGCAGCCGCGGGCTGCGCGTGGCCGCCATGAAGCCGGTGGAAGCCGGCGTGAAGCCAGACGATCCCGCCAGCGACGCCCGCCGCCTTCAGGCCGCGGCCGGCGGCGGCGACCCAATCGCGGACGTGCGCCCCGTGCTGATCGCCGAACCGCTTGCGCCCTGGGTGGCCAGCGCGCGCGCCGGCACCGAGGTGGACCTGGGCTTGCTCGACGCCGCCTTCGCCCGCCTCGCGGAGGGGCGTGACGCCGTGCTGGTGGAGGGCGCCGGCGGCCTGCTCGTCCCCCTGACGCGCGACGTGGCGTTCGACGGGCTCTTTGTGCAGTGGGAACTGGACGTGGTGGTGGTGGCGGGGAACCGCATGGGCGCCATCAACCACACCCTCCTCACCGTGCGCGCCGCCCACGACGCCGGCCTGCGCGTGCGCGGCGTCGTGCTCAACTCGCTGAGCCCCGAGACGCCCGGCATCGCCGAAGCCACCAACCTGGAGGCCCTCTCCGAGCTCCTGGCCCCGGTCCCCGTCCTCGCCTTCCCCTGGCTGCGCAAGCCGGACGACGAGGCCTACGTGCTGGACGTGGCTCAGACCGCCGGCCTCGACGCGCTCCTCGGGGACCGCACGCCGCGCCCATAG